A genomic segment from Armatimonadota bacterium encodes:
- a CDS encoding VCBS repeat-containing protein has translation MTCSLSSAVDAGDPDLKPGFPVQCFIKAHDLSGHKFIAIGNVDLKPDLEIIVERRNVLGLIEVVGIRSDGTTTRNLISSSTTLNNGLSIGELSLQHPGLEVIADASLASGSITLSSILRAGRFVDYFSIGFPSIGIPALFDFDGDGEMEIVHGVDIGARLYVRRANGAVMPGWPVTDTSVYGVSTVCVADIDLDGSPEIIVAARPNSTDRKLFAFRLDGSTVPGWPLSFSSPNYRTPIVVGNVDDDPQPEVVFLRPQGMSGSNASVLLIGPNGATKRVIPLSSYQDGDDIPCPALADIDADGRAEIIVQTEGKIDVVRGTGSSMPGWPVSYPGVVSRAVPIVGDIDGDGSPDICFSSSGFLTEIYAYSANGSLIPGFPKSLPDTTGIGLTKATIAMADLEGDGRTDLVVRRYAPVFDTDAFMDTVWAFDLKGPHYGPVLWGQFGGSPRHIFTYPVIP, from the coding sequence TTGACCTGTTCACTGTCTTCTGCTGTGGACGCAGGCGACCCGGACCTTAAGCCAGGCTTTCCGGTTCAGTGCTTCATCAAAGCTCATGACTTGTCTGGCCACAAGTTTATCGCCATAGGCAATGTGGACCTGAAGCCGGACCTAGAGATCATCGTGGAGCGCCGCAACGTGTTGGGCTTGATCGAAGTGGTTGGTATCAGGAGCGACGGCACAACCACCCGGAACCTGATCAGCAGCTCGACAACGCTAAACAACGGACTGTCTATTGGCGAGCTTTCCTTGCAGCACCCTGGCCTTGAAGTCATCGCGGATGCTTCGCTTGCGAGCGGCTCCATCACGCTCTCTTCAATCTTGCGCGCGGGGAGGTTTGTGGATTATTTCTCCATAGGATTTCCATCGATCGGCATCCCAGCACTCTTCGATTTTGATGGCGACGGCGAAATGGAGATCGTTCACGGCGTGGATATCGGGGCAAGACTATACGTTCGGCGAGCCAATGGGGCAGTGATGCCAGGTTGGCCCGTTACCGACACGAGCGTCTATGGAGTCAGTACCGTCTGCGTTGCAGACATTGATCTTGACGGTTCCCCTGAGATCATTGTCGCGGCGCGGCCAAACTCAACGGACCGCAAGCTCTTTGCCTTTCGACTCGATGGAAGCACCGTTCCCGGGTGGCCTCTGTCCTTCAGTTCGCCAAACTACAGGACGCCAATCGTTGTCGGCAACGTCGATGACGATCCGCAACCCGAAGTCGTCTTTTTGCGGCCGCAGGGGATGTCCGGCAGTAATGCATCCGTTCTTCTGATCGGTCCCAACGGCGCCACGAAGAGAGTCATTCCACTAAGCAGTTACCAAGATGGTGATGACATCCCCTGCCCTGCATTGGCAGACATTGATGCCGACGGTAGGGCTGAGATCATCGTTCAGACCGAAGGCAAGATTGATGTTGTTCGGGGCACCGGCAGCTCGATGCCAGGTTGGCCTGTAAGCTATCCAGGTGTGGTCAGTCGGGCAGTCCCCATCGTTGGAGACATCGATGGCGATGGGTCCCCTGACATCTGCTTTTCTTCGTCTGGCTTTCTTACCGAAATCTACGCCTACTCGGCAAATGGGTCCCTGATTCCAGGCTTTCCCAAGTCTCTTCCCGATACCACCGGGATTGGACTCACTAAGGCGACCATTGCGATGGCAGACCTCGAAGGCGATGGACGGACTGACCTTGTGGTCAGGCGATACGCGCCAGTTTTTGACACGGACGCCTTCATGGACACGGTGTGGGCGTTTGACCTCAAAGGGCCTCATTACGGTCCCGTTCTTTGGGGCCAGTTTGGCGGCAGCCCCCGTCACATCTTTACCTATCCGGTGATCCCATGA
- a CDS encoding 5'-nucleotidase C-terminal domain-containing protein encodes MRHRLCFSLRCVLGVVCVLASGAALADQFTMTILHTNDMHAHVESTRIRGKLYGGYARLATLIRRYKASDPNPILLNGGDTFQGTLYFNVYEGLADAAFMNYAGFAAMAVGNHEFDRGPKALATFAKSLSFPLLASNLDVSADKDLNGYIAGGATTWVGKEQIAIVGAVTPELPSISSPGPNVRMLELVKSCQTNIDAFRSSGINKIILVTHVGYREEVELAGKLKGVDVIVGGHSHTLLGDIKVDGFSGSAGPYPTVTKNADGDTVLVVQAHDWGKLLGRIKVVFDEAGKVVKWFDAAPILVDESVPEDKTFLSMIAALKKPIADLANKEVGQAPRGVKRAQNAAGESPMGNMIADAMLEATRAQGAVMACMNAGGVRGDLEAGTITYGAAIAVQPFNNTLVLLDVTGAELLAALEHGASVSGFLHISKGSAYTIDKNKPAGQRVSNVVVGGEKLDLAKTYRVCLNSFVAGGGDAHEDLKNAKGRRVDTGMLDIDALLEYLKKHSPVDPQVEGRVKAGGAVVWGASDLWSAATWRRVGSGTFGPASKVALTGLTEGWRLRPRATPFASAERPLGPSDAPSFVPFGLENRCRYAVGSLALNRVGGPARQGAR; translated from the coding sequence ATGCGCCATCGTCTTTGCTTCTCGCTACGCTGCGTGCTCGGCGTCGTCTGTGTTCTCGCTTCTGGGGCGGCTCTCGCGGACCAGTTCACGATGACCATCCTGCACACGAACGACATGCACGCGCATGTGGAGTCCACCCGCATACGAGGGAAACTCTATGGCGGCTACGCGAGGCTGGCAACCCTTATTCGGAGGTACAAGGCCTCCGATCCCAATCCGATCCTCCTGAACGGGGGCGACACCTTTCAGGGAACGCTCTATTTCAATGTGTATGAGGGCCTCGCAGACGCGGCGTTTATGAACTACGCCGGCTTCGCGGCGATGGCGGTAGGAAACCATGAATTCGATCGTGGTCCCAAGGCGCTTGCGACCTTTGCAAAGTCCCTTTCCTTTCCGTTACTTGCCTCAAACCTCGACGTCTCCGCAGACAAAGACTTGAACGGTTACATCGCCGGTGGAGCGACCACGTGGGTGGGCAAGGAGCAGATCGCGATCGTCGGCGCTGTGACTCCCGAACTGCCTTCGATCAGCTCGCCGGGGCCCAATGTCCGGATGCTCGAGCTGGTTAAAAGCTGCCAGACCAACATCGATGCCTTTCGTAGCTCGGGGATCAACAAAATCATCCTGGTCACCCACGTCGGCTATAGGGAGGAGGTCGAGCTGGCGGGCAAGCTGAAGGGCGTTGATGTGATCGTCGGCGGGCACAGCCATACGCTTCTCGGAGACATCAAGGTGGACGGCTTTTCGGGTTCGGCGGGGCCCTATCCGACCGTGACGAAGAACGCCGACGGCGACACAGTGCTGGTTGTGCAGGCGCACGATTGGGGCAAGCTTCTCGGGCGGATCAAAGTGGTCTTCGACGAGGCAGGGAAGGTGGTGAAGTGGTTCGATGCCGCGCCGATCTTGGTGGACGAATCGGTGCCAGAGGACAAGACCTTTCTTTCGATGATTGCCGCGCTGAAGAAGCCGATCGCGGATCTCGCGAACAAGGAGGTGGGACAAGCGCCCAGGGGGGTCAAGCGCGCCCAGAACGCGGCCGGCGAGAGCCCGATGGGGAACATGATCGCGGACGCGATGCTCGAGGCAACGCGGGCCCAGGGGGCGGTGATGGCCTGTATGAACGCCGGCGGGGTTCGAGGCGACCTGGAGGCCGGGACGATTACCTATGGGGCCGCAATCGCAGTCCAGCCGTTCAACAACACGCTGGTGCTGCTGGACGTGACGGGCGCGGAACTCTTGGCGGCTTTGGAGCATGGTGCGAGCGTCAGCGGGTTCCTGCATATCTCGAAGGGAAGCGCTTACACCATCGACAAGAACAAGCCGGCGGGGCAGAGGGTCTCAAACGTCGTGGTCGGGGGTGAGAAGCTCGACCTTGCCAAGACCTACCGGGTGTGCCTGAACAGTTTTGTGGCGGGCGGCGGCGACGCGCACGAGGACCTGAAGAACGCGAAGGGTCGACGCGTGGATACCGGGATGCTGGATATCGACGCGCTGCTCGAGTACCTAAAGAAGCACAGCCCCGTGGACCCGCAAGTGGAGGGGAGGGTGAAAGCAGGAGGCGCTGTCGTTTGGGGTGCGTCTGATCTTTGGAGTGCGGCGACCTGGCGCCGCGTTGGCTCCGGCACTTTCGGCCCCGCGTCGAAGGTCGCCCTTACAGGGCTAACTGAGGGGTGGCGGCTTCGTCCCAGGGCTACGCCCTTCGCTTCAGCAGAGCGGCCCCTTGGGCCTTCGGACGCTCCATCTTTCGTTCCCTTCGGCCTGGAGAATCGCTGTAGGTATGCGGTCGGGTCACTTGCCCTCAATAGGGTCGGTGGCCCTGCCCGGCAAGGAGCGCGTTGA
- a CDS encoding glycosyltransferase family 39 protein — MTLEAQNEARESGSRRTWLLWLAVASLPLMGFWLYGLFDLDEGFYAAVTSAMLRSGDWITPHYNGTPWFEKPILLYWFSAPSVAAFGESVGPRLPSVLATIGLVALCGGFVRRHFGEGSGRAAMVVLGTSLITALVGRMMLVDPLLVFFFAAAMLCWWRSLRDCGRWRLLAGACLGAAVLAKGPVAILLFGGIWLWTLLAEKELRPSILNWVDNLGAFVVMAAVIALWYWPCWMVNGDRFVQDFLIAQNIGRFTGGDQAHKVPIWSHPIYFPVVLAVGMLPWWPFVVRRVRPAQEAADASQDEVERFLWRWFWVVLVFFSISGSKLPHYIYPAVPALGMVLGTRLAGKKPSVFISRPAFGVVFMALMLAVVATSAGLGYYRSSGQAEVHSLATRARSLGGDVVAFQMGRRTKDRGTGKLKVMETSLPSLEFYVNRVVPQVEDFALVLKNPQPSLILTRVGRIGEPELIQVGVAGRNIWCKERGDKYELWELK; from the coding sequence TTGACCCTCGAAGCCCAGAATGAGGCTCGGGAATCGGGCAGCAGGAGAACTTGGCTGCTCTGGCTCGCCGTTGCCTCATTGCCCTTGATGGGTTTCTGGCTCTACGGGCTGTTCGACCTCGATGAGGGTTTCTATGCCGCCGTGACCTCAGCCATGTTGCGGAGCGGTGATTGGATCACCCCACACTACAATGGTACGCCTTGGTTCGAAAAGCCGATCCTGCTCTACTGGTTCTCGGCGCCCAGCGTGGCGGCTTTCGGCGAATCGGTCGGGCCGAGGCTTCCTTCGGTGCTGGCGACGATTGGGCTGGTCGCGCTTTGCGGCGGGTTCGTGCGGCGGCATTTCGGCGAGGGTTCGGGCCGGGCGGCGATGGTCGTGCTCGGAACCTCGCTCATCACCGCGCTGGTCGGCCGGATGATGCTGGTTGACCCGCTCCTGGTCTTCTTTTTTGCGGCGGCGATGCTCTGCTGGTGGCGTTCGCTGCGGGACTGTGGACGTTGGCGGCTGTTGGCCGGCGCATGCCTTGGGGCTGCGGTGTTGGCCAAGGGACCCGTGGCGATCCTGCTATTCGGGGGCATCTGGCTGTGGACGTTATTGGCTGAGAAGGAGCTTCGGCCCTCCATCCTGAACTGGGTGGACAACCTCGGCGCCTTCGTCGTGATGGCGGCGGTGATCGCGCTGTGGTACTGGCCTTGTTGGATGGTGAACGGCGACCGGTTCGTGCAGGACTTCCTGATTGCACAAAACATCGGGCGATTTACGGGCGGGGACCAGGCGCACAAGGTGCCAATCTGGTCGCATCCGATCTACTTCCCAGTGGTGCTGGCGGTGGGGATGCTTCCCTGGTGGCCTTTCGTGGTGCGGCGCGTTCGGCCCGCACAAGAAGCCGCCGATGCATCGCAGGATGAGGTCGAACGGTTCCTTTGGCGGTGGTTCTGGGTGGTGCTGGTGTTCTTTTCGATCAGCGGGTCCAAGCTGCCGCACTACATCTACCCGGCGGTGCCGGCCCTGGGGATGGTCCTTGGGACAAGACTCGCGGGCAAGAAGCCATCAGTGTTCATCTCAAGGCCGGCATTCGGAGTCGTGTTCATGGCTCTGATGCTTGCGGTAGTCGCCACCAGTGCCGGGCTCGGGTATTACCGCTCGAGCGGGCAGGCCGAAGTTCATTCCCTCGCTACACGGGCAAGGTCGCTCGGTGGAGACGTCGTGGCCTTTCAGATGGGCCGCAGGACCAAGGACCGCGGTACCGGCAAGCTGAAGGTAATGGAGACGAGCCTGCCCTCGCTGGAGTTCTATGTGAACCGCGTGGTGCCACAAGTCGAGGACTTTGCTCTCGTCCTCAAGAACCCCCAGCCCAGCCTCATATTGACCCGAGTGGGCCGCATCGGCGAGCCGGAGCTCATCCAGGTCGGCGTCGCGGGCCGCAACATCTGGTGCAAAGAGCGGGGAGACAAGTACGAACTCTGGGAGTTGAAGTAA
- a CDS encoding proline--tRNA ligase, whose product MSGNLGITPRGESYSDWYTDLVLKAELADYSPVRGCMVIRPNGYAIWENMQRALDDMFKATGHTNAYFPLLIPMSFLVKEAEHVEGFAPQCAIVTHYRLKPGPDGKLGVDPDAELEEPLIVRPTSETIIWPMVKKWVQSYRDLPVLLNQWCNVMRWELRTRLFMRTAEFLWQEGHTAHATYEEAEAEQLQMIHIYRRFAEEWMAVPVLTGLKTRNETFPGADHTYCIEAMSQDLRCAQAGTSHHFAQNFGKAYEVQFQTADGQLDFVHTTSWGLSTRMIAVLIMAHSDDKGFVVPPRLAPTQVVFVPMGRDDETRARTYAAADQMAEALTGASWNGQAVRVKVDKRANESPGFKYNDWELKGACLRVEVGPRDLDSGTVVVARRDTGEKATVPSGELVQYVLSALSDIQSSLFRKALALREANTHRIDDWASFEKHFEGEGGSGFVLAHWDGTTETELAISEKTKATIRCIPFEPLHPDDAKPGKCILTGKESKQRVVFAKAY is encoded by the coding sequence ATGAGCGGAAATCTAGGCATCACTCCACGTGGCGAGAGCTACAGCGACTGGTATACCGACCTCGTCCTGAAGGCGGAACTGGCCGACTACTCGCCCGTGCGCGGCTGCATGGTGATCCGCCCGAACGGCTATGCCATTTGGGAAAACATGCAGCGCGCCTTGGATGATATGTTCAAGGCAACAGGCCACACCAATGCCTATTTCCCGCTGCTTATTCCAATGTCCTTTCTGGTCAAGGAGGCCGAGCACGTCGAGGGCTTTGCCCCCCAATGCGCCATCGTGACCCACTACCGCCTCAAGCCGGGCCCGGACGGCAAGCTGGGCGTCGATCCAGACGCCGAGCTTGAGGAGCCGCTTATTGTCCGCCCGACCAGCGAGACGATCATCTGGCCAATGGTCAAGAAATGGGTCCAAAGCTATCGCGATCTGCCGGTGCTGCTCAACCAGTGGTGCAACGTCATGCGCTGGGAACTGCGTACGCGCCTGTTCATGCGCACTGCCGAGTTTCTTTGGCAGGAGGGCCACACCGCCCATGCGACCTATGAGGAAGCCGAGGCCGAACAGCTTCAGATGATCCACATCTACCGTCGATTTGCTGAAGAATGGATGGCCGTACCTGTACTGACCGGCCTCAAGACTCGAAACGAGACCTTTCCGGGCGCGGATCACACCTACTGCATCGAGGCCATGTCGCAGGACCTGCGCTGCGCCCAGGCAGGGACAAGCCATCACTTCGCGCAGAACTTCGGAAAAGCCTACGAGGTGCAGTTCCAAACCGCCGACGGCCAACTCGACTTTGTGCACACCACGTCCTGGGGCCTCTCCACGCGCATGATCGCGGTGCTCATCATGGCCCACTCGGACGACAAGGGCTTCGTCGTCCCACCGAGACTCGCTCCGACGCAGGTGGTGTTTGTGCCGATGGGCCGCGACGATGAGACCCGTGCGCGAACCTATGCCGCTGCCGACCAGATGGCCGAGGCCCTCACCGGCGCTTCTTGGAACGGCCAAGCCGTCCGGGTGAAGGTCGACAAGCGCGCGAATGAGTCCCCCGGCTTCAAATACAACGATTGGGAGCTCAAAGGCGCCTGCCTCCGCGTGGAGGTCGGCCCGAGAGACCTGGACAGCGGGACCGTGGTCGTGGCGCGAAGAGACACAGGCGAGAAGGCCACAGTGCCCTCCGGAGAATTGGTCCAATACGTCCTATCCGCCCTATCCGACATACAGAGCTCCCTGTTCCGGAAAGCCCTGGCTCTCCGAGAAGCGAACACGCACCGTATCGACGACTGGGCTTCCTTTGAGAAGCATTTCGAAGGAGAGGGTGGCAGCGGTTTTGTGCTGGCGCACTGGGACGGCACCACCGAGACCGAATTGGCTATCAGCGAAAAGACCAAGGCGACGATCCGGTGTATCCCGTTCGAGCCGCTCCACCCGGACGACGCCAAACCCGGCAAGTGCATCCTCACCGGCAAGGAAAGCAAGCAAAGGGTCGTCTTCGCGAAGGCGTACTAA
- a CDS encoding M20/M25/M40 family metallo-hydrolase codes for MLAILALGALTMQEPSLDAMLKQVDPKRLRATVEKLASFNTRNTNTPELFQAAEWIAGEYKKIPGLQVELYKYQVKRGSRIPADKEVVEVVAVLPGRTNRRILVGGHFDTINMGQGADPFTARSPGANDDGSGTALALELARILSQRKWENTLVFCAFSGEEQGLLGSGALAKRAREENWDLEAVLSNDMVGNTHNDLSQKETKFVRVFSEEYVPSPSTRTRGADSQPAGVSQSTSPPVGEVGKRSEPGEGVAAPPAAQQGEGPRPHNSRELARFIEWQVRQTMKGRHGIKLVFRRDRFGRGGDHTPFVRQGFTAVRFVEVIEEYNRQHTVNDLPEFIDYAYFANNVRANLCSMAALANAGEAPTNVRMVRDQGHHSKITWRGTPGVKYVVYWRETSSPVWQGVFEVGEKTEFIAQKINVDDHMFAVGAVGGVPVAAQ; via the coding sequence ATGCTCGCAATCCTCGCCCTTGGAGCCCTAACGATGCAGGAACCCAGCCTCGACGCCATGCTCAAACAAGTCGACCCGAAGCGCTTGCGTGCGACTGTTGAAAAGCTGGCAAGCTTCAACACCCGGAACACCAACACGCCCGAGCTCTTCCAGGCGGCCGAGTGGATCGCGGGCGAATACAAGAAGATTCCCGGGCTTCAGGTTGAGCTCTACAAGTATCAGGTGAAGCGGGGGAGCCGTATCCCGGCCGACAAAGAAGTGGTGGAGGTCGTTGCGGTTCTGCCCGGCAGAACGAACCGGCGCATTCTGGTGGGCGGGCACTTCGACACGATCAACATGGGCCAGGGCGCGGACCCCTTCACAGCGCGTTCGCCGGGAGCGAACGACGACGGCAGTGGAACGGCCCTCGCGCTCGAACTGGCGCGAATCCTGAGCCAGAGAAAGTGGGAGAACACGCTAGTCTTCTGCGCGTTTTCGGGAGAAGAGCAGGGACTGTTGGGCTCGGGGGCGCTCGCCAAGCGAGCCCGCGAAGAGAACTGGGATCTGGAAGCCGTGCTCAGCAATGACATGGTGGGCAACACGCACAACGACCTGAGCCAGAAGGAAACCAAGTTCGTTCGGGTTTTCAGCGAGGAATATGTCCCATCTCCCTCCACGCGAACCCGTGGGGCAGACTCTCAGCCTGCCGGCGTCTCGCAGTCCACCTCTCCCCCCGTGGGAGAGGTCGGTAAGCGAAGTGAACCGGGTGAGGGGGTAGCCGCCCCTCCCGCCGCGCAACAAGGGGAGGGACCCAGGCCCCACAACTCCCGCGAATTGGCTCGGTTCATCGAGTGGCAGGTTCGGCAGACGATGAAGGGAAGGCACGGGATCAAGCTAGTCTTCCGACGCGACCGCTTTGGGCGCGGCGGCGACCACACGCCGTTTGTCCGGCAGGGCTTCACGGCGGTGCGGTTCGTGGAGGTCATCGAGGAATACAACCGTCAGCACACCGTGAACGACCTGCCCGAATTCATCGACTACGCCTATTTCGCCAACAACGTACGTGCCAACCTCTGTTCGATGGCGGCGCTTGCGAATGCGGGCGAGGCGCCAACGAACGTGCGCATGGTGCGCGATCAGGGGCACCACTCCAAGATCACATGGCGCGGCACTCCGGGGGTCAAGTACGTGGTCTACTGGCGCGAGACCTCGAGCCCGGTGTGGCAAGGCGTTTTCGAGGTGGGCGAGAAGACGGAGTTCATCGCGCAGAAGATCAATGTGGACGACCACATGTTTGCGGTCGGGGCAGTGGGCGGCGTACCTGTTGCGGCGCAATAG
- the nadB gene encoding L-aspartate oxidase codes for MTSERYDFIAIGSGLAGLAFALEAAEHGTVCVITKAEADNANTSFAQGGIAAAVGEADSWELHERDTLVAGAGICDPAAVRFLVQNAPSAIDWLLEVGTRFDESPKGELSLGLEGGHSRKRIVHYKDKTGAEIERAVIAAVRAHPNVHVLEHAFVTELLVHKGRCVGAAAMIEGLGLTAFYARATLLATGGCGVMYQHTTNPRVATGDGIALADGAGAKVANMEFMQFHPTTLYHPQLRGYLISEACRGAGGTLRNHFGKRFMYDYDERLELAPRDIVARAIDAEMKRLQTWCVYLDLAHLAPGKVEEEFPTIYAKLKSVGLEFDKEWAPIVPAQHYSCGGVATDLDAKTSVPGLYAAGEVASSGVHGGNRLASNSLLEAIVYARAGAAAAASEPELGEALPKPTQPRCMAETDSVQLRRALQHAMTERVGIVRTTAGLREAAKEIERLIKEYDSKTGAPYSPYPLETRNLLLAARHVVSGALSRGENVGLHFNSDLI; via the coding sequence ATGACCTCTGAGCGCTACGACTTCATCGCCATCGGCAGCGGGCTCGCCGGCCTTGCCTTCGCATTGGAAGCCGCCGAACACGGCACGGTCTGCGTCATCACCAAGGCCGAAGCGGACAATGCCAACACCAGCTTTGCCCAAGGCGGCATCGCCGCCGCTGTCGGCGAAGCAGACTCCTGGGAACTCCATGAGCGCGACACCCTGGTGGCAGGAGCCGGAATCTGCGACCCGGCCGCCGTGAGGTTCCTCGTGCAGAACGCGCCCTCAGCGATCGACTGGCTGCTCGAAGTGGGCACCCGGTTCGACGAATCCCCCAAAGGCGAGCTGTCCCTTGGCCTCGAAGGCGGCCACAGCCGCAAGCGCATCGTCCATTACAAGGACAAAACCGGAGCCGAGATCGAGCGCGCGGTCATCGCCGCGGTCCGGGCCCATCCAAACGTCCACGTCCTTGAGCACGCTTTCGTGACAGAGTTGCTCGTTCATAAGGGCCGGTGCGTGGGCGCTGCCGCGATGATCGAAGGGCTCGGCCTCACCGCATTCTATGCCCGCGCCACACTGCTCGCAACTGGCGGTTGCGGCGTCATGTATCAGCACACCACAAACCCTCGTGTCGCAACTGGCGACGGCATCGCGCTTGCCGACGGCGCGGGAGCCAAGGTCGCGAACATGGAGTTCATGCAGTTCCATCCGACGACGCTCTATCACCCGCAGCTTCGTGGGTATCTGATCTCCGAGGCCTGCCGCGGCGCAGGAGGAACCCTGAGAAACCACTTCGGCAAACGCTTCATGTACGACTACGACGAGCGCCTGGAACTCGCCCCTCGCGACATCGTGGCGCGCGCTATCGACGCCGAAATGAAGCGTCTGCAAACGTGGTGCGTGTACCTGGACCTGGCCCACCTCGCGCCCGGAAAGGTCGAAGAGGAGTTCCCCACGATCTACGCCAAGCTGAAGAGCGTCGGGCTGGAGTTCGACAAGGAGTGGGCGCCGATCGTCCCCGCTCAGCATTACTCCTGCGGCGGTGTCGCCACTGATCTGGACGCCAAGACCAGCGTGCCGGGACTCTATGCCGCCGGTGAGGTCGCCTCCTCCGGTGTGCATGGTGGCAACCGCCTGGCGAGCAACAGCCTCCTCGAAGCCATCGTCTATGCCCGCGCAGGGGCCGCAGCTGCTGCTTCTGAGCCCGAGCTAGGCGAAGCGCTTCCCAAGCCTACTCAGCCCCGCTGCATGGCAGAGACCGATTCTGTCCAGCTTCGCCGGGCGCTCCAGCACGCGATGACCGAACGCGTGGGTATCGTACGCACCACGGCGGGTCTCAGGGAAGCCGCCAAGGAGATCGAAAGGCTCATCAAGGAGTACGACTCAAAGACAGGCGCGCCCTATTCTCCTTACCCCTTGGAGACGCGCAACCTGCTCTTGGCCGCTCGCCATGTGGTGTCCGGCGCGCTTAGCCGGGGCGAAAACGTCGGTCTGCACTTTAACTCCGATCTGATTTGA